A window of the Roseburia sp. 831b genome harbors these coding sequences:
- a CDS encoding pyridoxal phosphate-dependent aminotransferase: protein MISKKIQQALKGSSVIRAMFVEGKELADKIGAENVYDYSLGNPATPAPEAFNQAICDLLKEEDPVTLHGYMSNSGFPEVREAIAKNLNKRFGTNFDFHNIVMTVGAAGGLNIIFKTILDPEDEVIVFAPYFGEYRSYAANFDAKVVEVAPDFQTFQPNLEEFAAKINKKTKAVIVNTPNNPTGVIYHEDTMRKMGEILTAKEKELGKEIYLISDEPYRELVYDGNKEDFLTKYYHNTIVGYSFSKSLSLPGERIGYVVVPDEVTDAKTVLDGIEVSNRTLGFVNAPGLMQKAVARCLDEKTNLAFYDENRIALYEGLQKLGFTCIKPEGAFYMWVKAPCDEEEFVNAGKKYNIMMVKGSAFACPGYVRLAYCVSHETVQNSMAAFEKLAKEYHLI, encoded by the coding sequence ATGATATCAAAGAAAATTCAGCAGGCATTAAAAGGAAGTTCTGTTATCCGTGCCATGTTTGTAGAAGGAAAAGAATTAGCAGATAAAATCGGGGCAGAGAATGTGTATGATTACTCTTTGGGGAATCCGGCAACACCGGCACCGGAAGCGTTCAATCAGGCAATCTGTGACCTTTTAAAAGAGGAAGATCCGGTGACTTTACACGGTTACATGTCAAACTCCGGTTTCCCGGAAGTAAGAGAGGCAATTGCAAAGAATTTAAACAAACGTTTTGGAACAAACTTTGATTTTCATAATATTGTCATGACAGTAGGAGCTGCAGGCGGCCTAAATATCATCTTTAAGACGATTTTAGACCCGGAAGATGAAGTGATTGTCTTTGCTCCATATTTTGGTGAATATAGAAGTTACGCGGCAAATTTTGATGCAAAAGTGGTAGAGGTTGCGCCGGACTTTCAGACATTCCAGCCAAACTTGGAAGAGTTTGCAGCGAAAATTAACAAAAAAACAAAAGCCGTGATTGTCAATACCCCAAACAATCCGACCGGTGTCATTTATCACGAAGATACCATGCGAAAAATGGGTGAGATTTTGACAGCAAAAGAAAAAGAACTTGGAAAAGAAATCTATCTGATTTCCGACGAACCATACCGAGAACTTGTCTACGATGGCAATAAGGAAGATTTCTTAACCAAATATTATCACAATACGATTGTCGGATACTCCTTTAGCAAGTCTTTATCCCTTCCGGGAGAGCGTATCGGTTACGTTGTAGTTCCAGACGAAGTGACAGATGCCAAGACAGTTTTAGACGGAATTGAAGTGTCAAACCGTACCCTTGGATTTGTCAATGCACCGGGTCTGATGCAAAAGGCCGTTGCAAGATGCCTAGACGAGAAGACAAACCTTGCATTTTACGATGAAAACCGTATCGCCTTATATGAGGGATTACAAAAATTAGGATTTACCTGTATCAAACCAGAGGGCGCCTTTTACATGTGGGTAAAAGCTCCATGTGACGAGGAAGAATTTGTCAATGCCGGAAAGAAATACAATATCATGATGGTAAAAGGAAGTGCGTTTGCATGTCCTGGTTATGTCAGACTTGCTTACTGCGTTTCCCATGAGACGGTTCAAAATTCCATGGCAGCATTTGAAAAATTAGCAAAAGAATATCACTTGATTTAA
- the galT gene encoding UDP-glucose--hexose-1-phosphate uridylyltransferase — protein sequence MIQEKILELTEYGLVTGLIEKEDELFTRNRLLELFELDELEDEVVEAYAKREPMTQESAQAALEGILAEMMDYAYEHGIMKENSIVYRDLFDTKIMSLLMPRPSEVRGKFKSLYENESPQAATDYFYKLSCDSNYIRRDRIKKDQKWTAETEFGTLDITINLSKPEKDPKAIAAAKHAKQSGYPKCLLCKENEGYAGRVNHPARQNHRIIPVTINNSDWFFQYSPYVYYNEHCIVFNAKHTPMKIERATFGKLLDFVTQFPHYFVGSNADLPIVGGSILSHDHFQGGHYEFAMAKAPIEKEISFEGFSDVKAGIVKWPMSVIRIRAKEKERLIELADKILLAWRGYTDEEAYIYAETDGEPHNTITPIARRRGEDFELDLVLRNNITTEEHPLGVYHPHAKLHHIKKENIGLIEVMGLAVLPARLKGEMAALEQAILAGSDIRKDEVLEKHADWVDEFLPKYENVTAENVHEIIQKEIGLVFNEVLKDAGVYKCDEAGRKAFMRFVESI from the coding sequence ATGATACAGGAAAAAATTTTAGAATTAACAGAATATGGACTTGTAACAGGCTTAATCGAAAAAGAGGATGAACTTTTTACCAGAAACCGTCTGTTAGAGCTTTTTGAATTAGATGAATTAGAAGACGAAGTGGTAGAGGCGTATGCAAAAAGAGAGCCAATGACGCAGGAGAGTGCCCAGGCAGCGTTAGAAGGTATTTTGGCAGAGATGATGGATTATGCGTATGAGCATGGCATCATGAAGGAGAACAGCATCGTTTACCGTGACTTGTTTGACACCAAGATTATGAGTCTTTTAATGCCGAGACCAAGCGAAGTAAGAGGAAAATTCAAAAGTTTATATGAAAACGAATCTCCACAGGCTGCAACAGATTATTTTTACAAATTAAGCTGTGATTCAAACTACATCCGTAGAGACAGAATCAAAAAAGACCAGAAGTGGACAGCAGAGACAGAATTTGGAACACTCGATATCACCATCAACCTTTCCAAGCCGGAAAAAGATCCAAAGGCAATTGCTGCAGCAAAACATGCAAAACAGAGTGGATATCCAAAATGCTTATTATGTAAAGAAAACGAAGGTTATGCAGGACGTGTCAACCATCCGGCAAGACAGAATCATAGAATTATTCCGGTAACCATCAACAACAGCGACTGGTTTTTTCAGTATTCTCCTTATGTATACTACAACGAGCACTGTATCGTGTTCAATGCAAAGCATACACCGATGAAAATTGAGCGTGCTACCTTTGGAAAATTATTAGACTTTGTGACACAGTTCCCACATTATTTTGTAGGTTCTAATGCAGACCTTCCTATCGTAGGAGGTTCTATCTTAAGTCACGACCATTTCCAGGGCGGTCACTATGAATTTGCAATGGCAAAAGCGCCAATTGAAAAAGAAATCAGCTTTGAAGGATTTTCCGATGTAAAAGCAGGAATCGTAAAATGGCCAATGTCTGTCATTCGTATTCGTGCAAAAGAAAAAGAACGTCTGATTGAACTTGCAGATAAAATCTTACTTGCATGGAGAGGTTATACCGATGAAGAAGCGTATATTTATGCAGAAACAGACGGTGAACCACATAACACCATCACACCAATCGCAAGAAGACGTGGAGAAGATTTCGAGTTAGATTTGGTACTTCGTAACAACATCACCACAGAGGAACATCCACTTGGTGTTTATCATCCACATGCAAAACTGCATCATATTAAAAAAGAAAACATCGGTCTGATTGAGGTTATGGGACTCGCTGTTTTACCGGCACGTTTAAAGGGTGAAATGGCAGCATTAGAGCAGGCAATCCTTGCCGGAAGCGATATCCGCAAAGATGAAGTCTTAGAAAAACATGCAGACTGGGTAGATGAATTTTTACCAAAATATGAGAATGTGACAGCAGAAAATGTACATGAAATCATTCAAAAAGAAATCGGTCTGGTGTTCAATGAAGTATTAAAGGATGCCGGTGTTTACAAATGTGATGAAGCAGGAAGAAAAGCATTCATGCGTTTTGTGGAAAGCATCTAA